ACCTCACCTACGAGAGGACCGAGGATCCCGAGCCGGGCCCGGGGCAGGTCCGTATCGCCGTGGCCGCGGCCGGTGTCCACCTCCTGGACGCCGCCCTGCGCGCGGGTGCCCGGGGCCCGGGGCCCTCCCCCACCCCGCTGCCCACGATCCCCGGCCGTGAGGTCGCCGGCACCGTCGAGTCCCTCGGCGCGGGTGTCGAAGGCCACTGGCTCGGCAGGCGCGTCGTCGCCCACCTCGAGTTCGCCCCCGGGGGCTACGCCGAACTGGCCGTCACCGGCGCCGGCCGCCTGCACGAGATCCCGGAGAACCTGGACTTCGCCCAGGCCGTCGCCATGATCGGCACGGGCCGTACGACGATGGGGATCCTCCAGTTCGCCGAGCTGGGCCCCGGCTCCGTGGCCCTGATCCCCGCCGCCGCGGGCGGTATCGGCACGCTGCTCGTGCAGTACGCCCGGCACACGGGTGCCACCGTGATCGGTCTCGCGGGCGGCCCGGAGAAGGTGGCCCGCGTCCACGAGAACGGCGCCGACCTGGCCGTCGACTACAAGGACGGCGGCTGGCCGGACCGGGTCCGCGCCGAGCTGGACGGGAAGCCGGTCACCGTCGTCTTCGACGGTGTCGGCGGCGACGTCGCCCGCGCCGCCGTCGGCCTCCTCGGCCCCGGCGGGAAACACCTCGTCTTCGGCTGGTCCGGCGAGGGCATCCAGAGCGGCGGGCCACTCCTCGTGGAGGGGGTGTCCGAGCAGGTCCTCGGCCCCGTGATGCTGCGCGCGGCGGGCGGTCCCGACCCCGTCCGCACGTTGGAGCTGAGAGCTCTCGCCGAAGCCGCGGCGGGCCGCCTCACCCCGGCCGTGACCCGTTTCCCGCTGGCCGCAGCGGCCGGGGCCCACCGGGCCCTGGAGACCCGCGCCACCCTCGGAAAGGTGGTCCTGGAGCCGTGATCAGGATCAACTGCCCGGTAAGATGCGATACATACCAATTCATGGTCTTCTGGGCAAGTGAGCGCCACCCGATCAGGTGAACGCGGCGCCCCTGGAACCTCCGAAGGCGCCGACTCCCGCCGCTGGTGGGGCCTGGTGATCATCGCCCTCGCGCAGCTGATGGTCGTCCTCGACGCGACCATAGTGAACATCGCGCTTCCCTCCGCACAGCGCGCCCTGGGCATGTCCGACGGCAACCGGCAGTGGGTCATCACCGCGTACACGCTGGCCTTCGGTGGTCTCCTGCTGCTCGGCGGCCGGATCGCGGACCTCGTCGGCCGCAGACGCACCTTC
This portion of the Streptomyces mirabilis genome encodes:
- a CDS encoding zinc-binding dehydrogenase, translating into MHAVRLHTFGPAENLTYERTEDPEPGPGQVRIAVAAAGVHLLDAALRAGARGPGPSPTPLPTIPGREVAGTVESLGAGVEGHWLGRRVVAHLEFAPGGYAELAVTGAGRLHEIPENLDFAQAVAMIGTGRTTMGILQFAELGPGSVALIPAAAGGIGTLLVQYARHTGATVIGLAGGPEKVARVHENGADLAVDYKDGGWPDRVRAELDGKPVTVVFDGVGGDVARAAVGLLGPGGKHLVFGWSGEGIQSGGPLLVEGVSEQVLGPVMLRAAGGPDPVRTLELRALAEAAAGRLTPAVTRFPLAAAAGAHRALETRATLGKVVLEP